One window from the genome of Manis pentadactyla isolate mManPen7 chromosome 15, mManPen7.hap1, whole genome shotgun sequence encodes:
- the CMTM3 gene encoding CKLF-like MARVEL transmembrane domain-containing protein 3 isoform X2 translates to MRPAPRAQAVSPFSPSVRSGFPLPSRARGERERGRASAPAAAAGMWPPDPDPDPDPDPEPAGRPRPGAAVPGLRALLPARAFLCSLKGRLLLAESGLSFITFVCYVASSASAFLTAPLLEFLLALYFLFADAMQLNDKWQGLCWPMMDFLRCVTAALIYFAISITAVAKYLDGPSKAAGKRILTQTQTEGLACPGNPSHRGLHSCTF, encoded by the exons atgcgccccgcgccccgcgcccAGGCAGTCTCGCCTTTTTCTCCTTCCGTGCGGTCTGGGTTTCCGCTTCCCTCCCGGGCGCGGGGTGAGAGGGAGCGAGGCCGAGCCTCGGCccctgccgccgccgccggcatGTGGCCCCCAGACCCGGACCCGGACCCCGACCCGGACCCCGAGCCCGCCGGCCGCCCTCGGCCCGGCGCGGCCGTCCCCGGGCTCCGCGCCCTCCTGCCGGCGCGCGCCTTCCTCTGCTCGCTCAAAGGCCGCCTCCTGCTGGCGGAGTCG GGTCTCTCGTTCATCACTTTTGTCTGCTATGTGGCGTCTTCAGCATCTGCCTTCCTCACGGCGCCTCTGCTGGAGTTCCTGCTGGCCCTCTACTTCCTCTTTGCTGATGCCATGCAGCTGAATGACAAGTGGCAGGGCTTATGCTGGCCCATGATG GACTTCCTACGCTGTGTCACAGCAGCCCTCATCTACTTTGCCATCTCTATCACAGCTGTCGCCAAATACTTAGATGGGCCTTCCAAAGCAGCTGGG aAGAGAATTCTGACTCAGACTCAGACTGAAGGCCTGGCCTGCCCTGGCAACCCGAGCCACAGGGGCCTTCACTCCTGTACCTTCTGA
- the CMTM3 gene encoding CKLF-like MARVEL transmembrane domain-containing protein 3 isoform X1 yields MWPPDPDPDPDPDPEPAGRPRPGAAVPGLRALLPARAFLCSLKGRLLLAESGLSFITFVCYVASSASAFLTAPLLEFLLALYFLFADAMQLNDKWQGLCWPMMDFLRCVTAALIYFAISITAVAKYLDGPSKAAGVFGFLATIVFAIDFYLIFNNVAKFLKQGDSADETTADKAEEENSDSDSD; encoded by the exons atGTGGCCCCCAGACCCGGACCCGGACCCCGACCCGGACCCCGAGCCCGCCGGCCGCCCTCGGCCCGGCGCGGCCGTCCCCGGGCTCCGCGCCCTCCTGCCGGCGCGCGCCTTCCTCTGCTCGCTCAAAGGCCGCCTCCTGCTGGCGGAGTCG GGTCTCTCGTTCATCACTTTTGTCTGCTATGTGGCGTCTTCAGCATCTGCCTTCCTCACGGCGCCTCTGCTGGAGTTCCTGCTGGCCCTCTACTTCCTCTTTGCTGATGCCATGCAGCTGAATGACAAGTGGCAGGGCTTATGCTGGCCCATGATG GACTTCCTACGCTGTGTCACAGCAGCCCTCATCTACTTTGCCATCTCTATCACAGCTGTCGCCAAATACTTAGATGGGCCTTCCAAAGCAGCTGGG GTGTTTGGCTTCTTAGCCACCATCGTGTTTGCAATTGACTTCTACCTGATCTTTAACAACGTGGCCAAATTCCTCAAACAAGGGGACTCTGCAGACGAGACCACAGCTGACAAGGCAGAAG aAGAGAATTCTGACTCAGACTCAGACTGA